One genomic segment of Pseudomonas sp. p1(2021b) includes these proteins:
- a CDS encoding chemotaxis response regulator protein-glutamate methylesterase: MKIAIVNDMPMAVEALRRALAFEPEHQVLWVAANGAEAVRLCAEQTPDLILMDLIMPEMDGVEATRRIMAETPCAIVIVTVDRKQNVHRVFEAMGHGALDVVDTPSLGAGDAREAAAPLLRKILNIGWLIGQQRPATPRTVSAPLREASQRRGLVAIGSSAGGPAALEVLLKGLPREFPASIVLVQHVDQVFAAGMAEWLSGVSGLPVRLACEGEPPQPGQVLLAGTNHHIRLMQGGQLAYTAEPVNEIYRPSINVFFESVARYWTGDAVGVLLTGMGRDGAQGLKQMRQRGFLTIAQDQQSSAVYGMPKAAAAIDAAVEIRPLERIAGRLMEIYPK, translated from the coding sequence ATGAAGATCGCCATCGTCAACGACATGCCCATGGCCGTGGAGGCCCTGCGCCGGGCGCTGGCCTTCGAGCCTGAGCACCAGGTGCTGTGGGTGGCGGCCAATGGCGCCGAGGCGGTGAGGCTGTGCGCCGAGCAAACCCCGGACCTGATTCTCATGGACCTGATCATGCCGGAGATGGATGGCGTCGAGGCCACCCGCCGGATCATGGCCGAGACCCCATGCGCCATCGTCATCGTCACGGTCGATCGCAAGCAGAACGTGCACCGGGTGTTCGAGGCCATGGGCCATGGTGCCCTGGACGTGGTCGACACGCCTTCGCTGGGGGCCGGCGACGCCCGGGAAGCGGCCGCGCCACTGTTGCGCAAAATCCTCAATATCGGCTGGTTGATCGGCCAGCAACGGCCTGCCACGCCCCGGACTGTGTCGGCGCCGCTGCGTGAAGCGTCCCAACGTCGTGGCCTGGTGGCCATCGGTTCCTCGGCGGGTGGGCCGGCGGCACTGGAAGTGCTGCTCAAAGGGCTGCCGCGCGAGTTCCCGGCCTCCATCGTGCTGGTCCAGCATGTGGACCAGGTGTTCGCCGCCGGCATGGCCGAATGGCTCAGCGGGGTGTCCGGCCTGCCGGTACGCCTGGCCTGTGAAGGCGAACCACCGCAGCCGGGGCAGGTCCTGCTGGCGGGCACCAACCACCATATCCGCCTGATGCAAGGCGGCCAGCTGGCGTATACCGCCGAGCCGGTCAACGAGATCTACCGCCCCTCGATCAACGTGTTCTTCGAGAGCGTGGCCCGCTACTGGACCGGCGATGCCGTCGGCGTGCTGCTTACCGGCATGGGCCGCGACGGCGCCCAGGGCCTCAAGCAGATGCGCCAGCGAGGGTTCCTGACCATCGCCCAGGACCAGCAGAGCTCCGCCGTCTACGGTATGCCCAAGGCCGCCGCGGCGATCGATGCCGCCGTGGAGATCCGGCCGCTGGAGCGTATCGCCGGGCGGCTGATGGAGATCTATCCAAAATGA
- the prfB gene encoding peptide chain release factor 2 (programmed frameshift): protein MEIQPILNTIKDLTERSQSIRGYLDYDQKADRLIEVNRELEDPAVWNKPEYAQGLGRERAMLAQVVETLDKMSNGLSDCKDLLDMAVEENDEAAVSDVVTELEGLEEVLAQLEFRRMFSGEMDMNNAYLDIQAGSGGTEAQDWANILLRMYLRWADKRGFDATIIELSEGEVAGIKGATVHIKGEYAFGWLRTEIGVHRLVRKSPFDSGARRHTSFSAVFVSPEIDDKVEIEINPADLRIDTYRSSGAGGQHVNTTDSAVRITHVPTNTVVACQNERSQHANKDTAMKMLRAKLYELEMQKRNAASQALEDSKSDIGWGHQIRSYVLDDSRIKDLRTGVERSDCQKVLDGDLDQYLEASLKQGL from the exons ATGGAAATCCAACCAATCCTGAATACCATCAAGGACCTCACCGAACGTTCCCAGTCCATTCGGGGGTATCTT GACTACGATCAAAAAGCTGATCGCCTGATCGAAGTCAACCGCGAACTGGAAGACCCTGCCGTCTGGAACAAGCCCGAGTATGCTCAGGGGCTGGGGCGCGAGCGTGCCATGCTGGCACAGGTCGTCGAGACCCTGGACAAAATGTCCAACGGCCTGTCCGACTGCAAGGACCTGCTCGACATGGCCGTCGAAGAGAATGACGAAGCCGCCGTCAGCGATGTCGTGACCGAGCTGGAAGGTCTGGAAGAAGTCCTGGCCCAGCTCGAGTTCCGTCGCATGTTCAGCGGTGAGATGGACATGAACAACGCCTACCTGGACATCCAGGCCGGCTCCGGCGGCACCGAGGCCCAGGACTGGGCCAACATCCTGCTGCGCATGTACCTGCGCTGGGCAGACAAGCGCGGTTTCGACGCCACCATCATCGAGCTGTCCGAAGGCGAGGTCGCCGGCATCAAGGGTGCCACCGTGCACATCAAGGGTGAGTACGCCTTCGGCTGGCTGCGCACCGAGATCGGCGTGCACCGCCTGGTGCGCAAGAGCCCGTTCGACTCCGGCGCCCGTCGTCACACCTCGTTCTCGGCGGTGTTCGTCTCGCCCGAGATCGACGACAAGGTCGAGATCGAGATCAACCCGGCCGACCTTCGCATCGACACCTACCGCTCCTCCGGTGCCGGTGGTCAGCACGTGAACACCACCGACTCGGCGGTGCGTATCACCCACGTGCCGACCAACACCGTGGTGGCCTGCCAGAACGAACGTTCCCAGCACGCCAACAAGGACACCGCCATGAAGATGCTGCGGGCCAAGTTGTACGAACTGGAGATGCAGAAGCGCAATGCCGCCTCGCAAGCCCTGGAAGACAGCAAGTCGGACATCGGCTGGGGTCACCAGATTCGCTCCTACGTGCTCGATGACTCGCGCATCAAGGACCTGCGTACCGGCGTCGAGCGCAGTGACTGCCAGAAGGTCCTGGACGGCGACCTCGACCAGTACCTGGAAGCGAGCCTCAAGCAGGGGCTGTAA
- a CDS encoding chemotaxis protein CheW, whose translation MNDVQLQQEQAGDGKGTLYLQFRIGDQRFALDVHEVIEVLPRRTLKPIAQAPAWVAGILAHRGALVPVVDLSALSFGRPAPMRTSTRLVLVHYRGDQQLGLVLEQATDTLRCRPDEFQPYGLDNTDAPYLGPVRQDAGGLLQRIEVDDLLPDDVRRLLFPELPGQVTA comes from the coding sequence ATGAACGACGTGCAGCTCCAGCAGGAGCAGGCAGGCGACGGCAAGGGCACGCTGTACCTGCAGTTTCGCATCGGTGACCAGCGTTTCGCCCTGGATGTGCACGAGGTGATCGAGGTATTGCCGCGCCGTACGCTCAAGCCCATCGCTCAAGCCCCTGCGTGGGTGGCCGGTATCCTGGCCCACCGCGGCGCACTGGTGCCGGTGGTGGACCTCTCGGCGCTGAGCTTCGGTCGCCCGGCCCCCATGCGCACCAGCACCCGACTGGTGCTGGTGCATTACCGTGGTGACCAGCAACTGGGCCTGGTCCTGGAGCAAGCCACCGATACCCTGCGCTGCCGCCCCGACGAGTTCCAGCCCTATGGCCTGGACAATACCGATGCGCCGTACCTGGGGCCAGTGCGCCAGGACGCCGGCGGGCTGTTGCAGCGTATCGAGGTGGACGACCTGCTGCCGGACGATGTGCGCCGGTTGCTGTTTCCCGAGCTGCCTGGGCAGGTGACGGCATGA
- a CDS encoding hybrid sensor histidine kinase/response regulator yields MTPEQMRDASLLELFSLEAEAQTQVLSAGLMALERNPTQADQLEACMRAAHSLKGAARIVGIDAGVNVAHVMEDCLVAAQEGRLLLRAEHIDALLQGTDLLMRIATPGDQGSEAAVPAFLAQLAGLLDPSASAAAPPSAPATAALPPAVEAEVPAAASEPAEPVPPRRATTRGGEGAERVLRVTADRLNSLLDLASKSLVETQRLKPYLASLQRLKRMHGQGMRALDGLKQQLEGSGQSQEVLEALAQTQRLLGETQQILQQQAAEIDEFGWQASQRAQHLYDTALACRMRPFADVLTGQSRMVRDLGRSLGKQVQLQVEGEKTQVDRDVLEKLEAPLTHLLRNAVDHGIELPERRLLAGKPVDGTLRLRASHQAGLLILELSDDGAGIDLERLRYSIVERALSPAETVAQMSEAELLTFLFLPGFSLRDQVTEVSGRGVGLDAVQHMVRELRGSIELTQVSGQGCTFHLEVPLTLSVVRSLVVEVGGEAYAFPLAHIERTLEVSAEQIVQIEGRQHFWHEGRHIGLVAASQLLNRPAGQDDERSLRVVVIRERDQLYGVAVERLVGERVLVVMPLDTRLGKVQDISAGALLDDGSVVLIIDVEDLLRSVEKLLSTGRLERIERGARGGRGLVRKRILVVDDSLTVRELQRKLLGNRGYDVAVAVDGMDGWNALRSDVFDLLITDIDMPRMDGIELVTLVRRDQRLQSLPVMVVSYKDREEDRRRGLDAGADYYLAKASFHDDALLDAVVELIGGAQG; encoded by the coding sequence ATGACCCCTGAGCAAATGCGCGACGCATCGCTGCTCGAGTTGTTCAGCCTGGAGGCCGAGGCCCAGACCCAGGTGCTCAGTGCTGGCCTGATGGCGCTGGAACGCAACCCGACCCAGGCCGACCAGCTGGAGGCCTGCATGCGTGCGGCCCACTCCCTCAAGGGCGCCGCCCGCATCGTCGGCATCGATGCCGGGGTCAACGTGGCCCATGTCATGGAGGATTGTCTGGTGGCCGCCCAGGAAGGGCGTCTGCTGCTGCGCGCCGAGCATATCGATGCCCTGCTGCAGGGCACCGACCTGCTGATGCGCATCGCCACGCCGGGCGACCAGGGCAGCGAGGCGGCGGTGCCGGCCTTCCTGGCACAGCTGGCCGGCCTGCTCGACCCGAGCGCGTCGGCCGCAGCCCCACCGAGTGCCCCCGCCACTGCGGCCTTGCCTCCTGCGGTAGAGGCTGAGGTGCCAGCGGCTGCGAGCGAGCCGGCCGAGCCCGTCCCGCCACGCAGGGCCACCACGCGCGGCGGGGAAGGGGCCGAGCGGGTGCTCAGGGTTACGGCCGACCGCCTCAACAGCCTGCTGGACCTGGCGAGCAAGTCGCTGGTGGAAACCCAGCGCCTGAAGCCCTACCTGGCCAGCCTGCAGCGCCTCAAGCGCATGCATGGCCAGGGCATGCGCGCCCTCGATGGGCTCAAGCAGCAGCTCGAAGGTAGTGGCCAAAGCCAGGAGGTGCTCGAAGCCCTGGCCCAGACCCAACGCCTGTTGGGCGAAACCCAGCAGATCCTGCAGCAGCAGGCCGCAGAGATCGACGAGTTCGGCTGGCAGGCCAGCCAGCGTGCGCAGCACCTCTACGACACGGCGCTGGCCTGCCGCATGCGCCCCTTCGCCGATGTCCTGACCGGGCAAAGCCGCATGGTCCGCGACCTGGGGCGCTCCCTGGGCAAACAGGTGCAACTGCAGGTCGAGGGCGAAAAGACCCAGGTCGACCGCGACGTGCTGGAGAAGCTCGAAGCGCCCTTGACCCATCTGCTGCGCAATGCCGTCGACCATGGCATCGAGCTGCCCGAGCGGCGCCTGCTGGCGGGCAAGCCGGTCGATGGCACGTTGCGCCTGCGTGCGTCCCACCAGGCCGGGCTGCTGATTCTCGAACTCAGCGATGATGGCGCCGGCATCGACCTTGAACGCCTGCGTTACAGCATCGTCGAGCGTGCGCTGTCGCCTGCCGAGACCGTGGCGCAGATGAGCGAGGCGGAGCTGCTGACCTTCCTGTTCCTGCCGGGCTTCAGCCTGCGTGACCAGGTCACCGAGGTGTCCGGGCGGGGCGTTGGCCTGGATGCGGTGCAGCACATGGTGCGCGAGCTGCGCGGCTCGATCGAGCTGACCCAGGTGTCCGGCCAGGGGTGCACCTTCCACCTGGAAGTACCGCTGACCTTGTCGGTGGTGCGCAGCCTGGTGGTGGAAGTGGGCGGCGAAGCCTATGCGTTCCCATTGGCGCACATCGAACGCACCCTGGAGGTGTCCGCCGAACAGATCGTGCAGATCGAAGGGCGCCAGCACTTCTGGCACGAGGGCCGGCACATCGGCCTGGTGGCCGCGAGCCAGTTGCTCAACCGCCCGGCAGGGCAGGATGACGAACGCAGCCTGCGGGTCGTGGTGATCCGTGAGCGCGATCAGCTCTACGGCGTGGCGGTCGAGCGCCTGGTCGGCGAGCGGGTGTTGGTGGTGATGCCGCTGGATACGCGCCTGGGCAAGGTCCAGGACATTTCTGCCGGGGCCTTGCTCGACGATGGCTCGGTGGTGCTGATCATCGACGTCGAAGACCTGCTGCGCTCGGTCGAGAAGCTGCTCAGCACCGGGCGGCTGGAACGTATCGAGCGTGGTGCCCGAGGTGGGCGTGGCCTGGTGCGCAAGCGCATCCTGGTGGTGGACGACTCGCTCACCGTACGTGAGCTGCAGCGCAAGCTACTGGGCAACCGCGGCTATGACGTGGCCGTGGCGGTGGACGGCATGGACGGCTGGAACGCCTTGCGCAGCGATGTTTTCGACCTGCTGATCACCGATATCGACATGCCGCGAATGGACGGCATCGAACTGGTGACCCTGGTACGCCGGGACCAACGTCTGCAATCGCTGCCGGTGATGGTGGTGTCCTACAAGGATCGTGAAGAAGACCGGCGACGTGGACTGGACGCCGGTGCCGACTACTATTTGGCTAAGGCCAGCTTCCACGACGACGCGCTGCTGGACGCCGTGGTGGAGCTGATCGGAGGGGCCCAGGGATGA
- a CDS encoding chemotaxis protein CheW has product MSDVQGVHLIAQDDELIDDCWNRIGVHGDKQCPLLERHVHCRNCQVYAAAATRLLDRYALLQDEQDLVLPPEEDSVGRSMLLFRLGEEWLALACACLAEIAPLQAVHSLPHQRSRVLQGVANVRGALVPCLSLADLLGMEILPAQERNGRVMPRMLILAAEGGPVVIAVDEIDGIHRLDPARLVDGQDAAHFTAAVLQWRGRSVRVLDERHVLSAVKRSLS; this is encoded by the coding sequence ATGAGTGACGTACAGGGGGTGCACCTGATCGCACAGGACGATGAGCTCATCGACGACTGCTGGAACCGCATCGGCGTGCATGGCGACAAGCAGTGCCCGTTGCTCGAACGCCATGTCCACTGTCGCAACTGCCAGGTCTATGCCGCAGCGGCTACCCGCCTGCTGGACCGCTATGCCCTGTTGCAGGACGAGCAGGACCTGGTGTTGCCGCCGGAGGAAGACAGCGTTGGGCGCTCCATGCTGTTGTTCCGCCTCGGCGAGGAGTGGTTGGCCCTGGCCTGCGCATGCCTTGCCGAAATCGCGCCGCTGCAGGCCGTGCATTCACTGCCGCACCAGCGTTCACGGGTCCTGCAGGGTGTGGCTAACGTGCGTGGCGCGCTGGTGCCCTGCCTGTCGCTGGCCGACCTGCTGGGCATGGAAATACTGCCGGCCCAGGAACGCAATGGCCGAGTGATGCCACGTATGCTGATCCTTGCAGCCGAAGGTGGCCCGGTGGTTATCGCGGTGGACGAGATCGATGGTATCCACCGCCTGGACCCTGCGCGTCTGGTCGATGGCCAGGACGCCGCGCATTTCACTGCGGCGGTGCTGCAATGGCGCGGCCGCAGCGTGCGGGTGCTGGATGAACGACACGTACTGTCTGCCGTGAAGCGGAGCCTGTCATGA
- a CDS encoding tellurite resistance TerB family protein, producing the protein MNTRGLLDQLLKSGQQLLQNSQGKGEAGKVPGLGDLLGGQAGKGGLGSLLSGAGGGALAAGAMGLLLGNKKARKYGGKALTYGGLAALGVLAYKAYGNWQARQGTVQPQEPRTLDRLPAAQAEQHSQAVLRALVAAAKSDGHIDERERALIEGEFVRLDNDRELQHWLHAELNKPLDPAEVASAAQTPEMAAEMYLASVMMVDQENFMERAYLDELARQLRLDANLRQELEAQVRLAAGQ; encoded by the coding sequence ATGAACACCCGTGGCTTGCTCGACCAATTGCTCAAGTCCGGCCAGCAATTGCTGCAGAACTCGCAAGGCAAGGGCGAGGCAGGCAAGGTCCCTGGCCTTGGCGACCTGCTGGGTGGCCAGGCGGGCAAGGGCGGCCTTGGCAGCCTGCTCTCCGGTGCCGGTGGCGGCGCGTTGGCGGCAGGTGCCATGGGCCTGCTGCTGGGCAACAAGAAGGCCCGCAAGTACGGCGGCAAGGCGCTGACCTATGGCGGCCTGGCTGCTCTTGGCGTGCTGGCCTACAAAGCCTATGGCAACTGGCAGGCGCGCCAGGGCACGGTCCAGCCGCAGGAGCCGCGGACCCTCGACCGCCTGCCCGCAGCCCAGGCCGAGCAGCACAGCCAGGCCGTGCTGCGCGCCCTGGTGGCGGCTGCCAAGTCCGATGGGCATATCGACGAGCGTGAGCGGGCACTGATCGAAGGTGAGTTCGTCAGGCTCGACAACGACCGCGAACTGCAGCACTGGCTGCATGCCGAACTGAACAAGCCGCTGGACCCCGCCGAAGTCGCCAGCGCCGCACAGACACCGGAAATGGCTGCCGAGATGTACCTGGCGAGCGTGATGATGGTCGACCAGGAGAACTTCATGGAGCGTGCCTACCTGGATGAACTGGCACGCCAGCTGCGCCTGGACGCGAACTTGCGTCAGGAACTGGAGGCACAGGTCAGGCTCGCCGCCGGGCAATGA
- a CDS encoding PleD family two-component system response regulator, producing MNDLPIEGFTTINESAAMVLLVDDQAMIGEAVRRGLAHEENIDFHFCADPHQAVAQAMRIKPTVILQDLIMPGLDGLTLVREYRNNPVTQDIPIIVLSTKEDPLVKSAAFAAGANDYLVKLPDNIELVARIRYHSRSYLTLLQRDEAYRALRVSQQQLLDTNLMLQRLMNSDGLTGLSNRRHFDEYLELEWRRAMREQQQLSLLMIDVDYFKAYNDSFGHLAGDEALRQVAEAIRGSCSRPSDLPARYGGEEFALVLPNTSPGGARLIAEKLRQTVLALNIPHIAPQADAHLSVSIGLATLTPGIGSHSRQLISAADKGLYLAKNNGRNQVGVA from the coding sequence ATGAATGATCTACCGATCGAAGGTTTCACGACCATCAACGAAAGCGCGGCGATGGTCCTGCTGGTCGACGACCAGGCGATGATCGGCGAAGCGGTGCGCCGTGGGCTGGCCCATGAGGAGAACATCGATTTCCATTTCTGCGCCGACCCCCACCAGGCGGTGGCCCAGGCCATGCGCATCAAGCCCACGGTCATCCTCCAGGACCTGATCATGCCAGGTCTCGATGGCCTGACCCTGGTGCGCGAATACCGCAACAACCCGGTCACCCAGGACATCCCGATCATCGTCCTGTCGACCAAGGAAGACCCACTGGTCAAGAGCGCAGCCTTCGCCGCCGGGGCCAACGACTACCTGGTCAAGCTGCCGGACAACATCGAGCTGGTGGCGCGGATCCGCTATCACTCGCGCTCCTACCTGACCCTGCTGCAGCGTGACGAAGCCTACCGCGCCCTGCGGGTCAGCCAGCAGCAGCTGCTCGATACCAACCTGATGCTGCAGCGGCTGATGAATTCCGATGGCTTGACTGGGCTGTCAAACCGCCGTCACTTCGACGAATACCTGGAACTCGAATGGCGACGGGCCATGCGCGAACAGCAGCAATTGTCGCTGTTGATGATCGACGTCGATTATTTCAAGGCCTACAACGACAGCTTCGGCCACCTGGCCGGCGACGAGGCCCTGCGTCAGGTGGCCGAAGCCATCCGTGGCTCCTGCTCGCGCCCCTCCGACCTGCCGGCGCGCTATGGCGGCGAGGAGTTCGCCCTGGTGCTGCCCAATACCTCGCCCGGCGGGGCACGGTTGATCGCCGAGAAGCTGCGCCAGACGGTGCTGGCGCTGAATATTCCGCACATCGCGCCCCAGGCCGATGCGCACCTGAGCGTGAGCATCGGCCTGGCGACCCTCACGCCCGGCATCGGCAGCCATAGCCGGCAGCTGATCTCGGCGGCCGACAAGGGGCTGTACCTGGCCAAGAACAACGGGCGTAACCAGGTGGGTGTGGCCTGA
- a CDS encoding CheR family methyltransferase — translation MNQQHFFRFLQERIGLDVDSVGAPMVERALQQRCAACQAGDLGDYWLRLQQSVDEQQALIEAVIVPETWFFRYPESFTALVGLAHKRLAELAGARPLRILSLPCSTGEEPYSIAMALLDGGVDPATFRIDGIDISPSSIARGEQAVYGRNAFRGIDLAFRDRHFSETDEGHQLAERVRSQVNLQVGNVLDPLLRNREGLYDFVFCRNLLIYFDVPTQRRVFEVLKHLTHAQGVLFIGPAEGSLLARLGMRPLGIAQSFAYVRQAEPPPPVSRPVPAVRPLTMPPLSPRPVTRPARMPRPVPAVSHAPAHGEGERQLLERIARQANAGDSEQARASCQQYLQQFPPKAQVYYWLGLLSDTEGDIQAALSHYRKALYLEPQHPEALVHLAALLASQGDEAGARRLQARAARAGRESER, via the coding sequence ATGAACCAGCAGCATTTCTTCCGCTTCCTGCAGGAGCGTATCGGCCTGGACGTGGACTCGGTTGGCGCGCCCATGGTCGAGCGGGCCTTGCAGCAGCGTTGCGCCGCTTGCCAGGCCGGCGACCTGGGCGACTACTGGTTGCGCCTGCAGCAGTCGGTAGACGAGCAACAAGCGCTGATCGAGGCGGTGATCGTTCCGGAAACCTGGTTCTTCCGCTACCCGGAGTCGTTCACCGCCCTGGTGGGGCTGGCCCATAAACGCCTGGCGGAGCTGGCCGGCGCACGCCCGCTGCGCATTCTCAGCCTGCCCTGTTCGACCGGCGAGGAACCCTATTCGATCGCCATGGCGTTGCTCGATGGGGGCGTGGACCCGGCGACGTTCCGGATCGATGGCATCGACATCAGCCCCAGCTCCATCGCCCGCGGCGAGCAGGCGGTATACGGGCGCAACGCCTTCCGTGGTATCGACCTGGCCTTCCGTGACCGGCACTTCAGTGAAACCGACGAGGGCCACCAACTGGCCGAGCGGGTGCGCAGCCAGGTCAACCTGCAGGTAGGCAATGTGCTGGACCCCCTGCTCAGGAACCGCGAAGGGCTCTACGACTTCGTGTTCTGTCGCAACCTGTTGATCTATTTCGACGTGCCAACCCAGCGGCGGGTTTTCGAGGTGCTCAAGCACCTGACCCATGCCCAGGGCGTGCTGTTCATCGGCCCGGCCGAGGGCAGCCTGCTGGCGCGCTTGGGCATGCGCCCGCTGGGCATCGCCCAGTCGTTCGCCTATGTTCGCCAGGCAGAGCCACCGCCCCCGGTCAGCCGGCCGGTACCGGCTGTTCGCCCGCTGACGATGCCGCCCTTGTCGCCGCGGCCTGTGACTCGCCCCGCCCGGATGCCTCGCCCGGTGCCGGCGGTTTCCCATGCCCCGGCCCATGGCGAAGGCGAGCGGCAGTTGCTCGAGCGCATCGCTCGCCAGGCCAATGCCGGCGACAGCGAACAGGCGCGGGCCAGCTGCCAGCAGTATCTGCAGCAGTTCCCGCCCAAGGCGCAGGTCTATTATTGGCTGGGCCTGCTCAGCGATACCGAAGGCGACATCCAGGCCGCACTCAGCCATTACCGCAAGGCACTGTACCTGGAACCCCAGCACCCGGAGGCGTTGGTGCACCTGGCGGCCTTGCTCGCCTCCCAGGGCGATGAGGCCGGGGCCCGTCGGCTGCAGGCGCGGGCTGCGCGTGCAGGGCGGGAGTCTGAACGATGA
- a CDS encoding methyl-accepting chemotaxis protein, with protein sequence MKNWTLRQRILASFAVIIAIMLLMIVAAYSRLVAIEASEESVGSDSIPGFYYSSMLRSAWVDSYVASQQLVGLSNRREMTAADLADFKSFDERLKQYMASYQSTIKESDDQAALDTFRRLEAEYITILDQVLATYRQKDYTEAERLVNDVLTPAWVNGRQHLNGVIERNRESAESATNDIVSAVTTAKGSMVVSLLLAIVAAGICGLLLLRAITAPVQRIVHALDKLRSGDLSMRLSLDRKDEFGSIETGFNEMAEALANLVAQAQRSSVQVTTSVTEIAATSKQQQATATETAATTTEIGATSREIAATSRDLVRTMTEVTSAADQASVLAGSGQQGLARMEETMHQVMGAADLVNAKLAILNEKASNINQMVVTIVKVADQTNLLSLNAAIEAEKAGEYGRGFAVVATEVRRLADQTAVATYDIEQMVREIQSAVSAGVMGMDKFSEEVRRGMFEVQQVGEQLSQIIHQVQALAPRVLMVNEGMQAQATGAEQINQALAQLSDASTQTVESLRQASFAIDELSQVAAGLRGGVSRFKV encoded by the coding sequence GTGAAGAACTGGACCTTGCGCCAACGGATCCTGGCAAGTTTCGCCGTGATCATCGCCATCATGCTGCTGATGATCGTTGCCGCCTACTCGCGGCTGGTGGCGATCGAGGCCAGCGAAGAATCGGTGGGGTCCGACAGCATTCCCGGCTTCTACTACAGCTCGATGCTGCGCAGTGCCTGGGTCGACAGCTACGTGGCCAGCCAGCAGCTGGTGGGCCTGTCCAATCGCCGCGAGATGACGGCGGCCGACCTGGCCGACTTCAAGTCGTTCGACGAGCGTCTCAAGCAATACATGGCCAGCTACCAGAGCACGATCAAGGAGTCGGACGACCAGGCCGCCCTCGATACCTTCCGGCGCCTGGAAGCGGAGTACATCACGATCCTCGACCAAGTGCTGGCGACCTACCGGCAGAAGGACTACACCGAGGCCGAACGGCTGGTGAACGATGTGCTGACGCCGGCGTGGGTCAATGGCCGCCAACACCTCAATGGTGTCATCGAGCGCAACCGGGAATCGGCCGAGTCGGCGACCAACGATATCGTCAGTGCGGTGACCACCGCCAAGGGCAGCATGGTCGTCTCGTTGCTGCTGGCAATCGTTGCCGCCGGCATCTGCGGCCTGTTGCTGCTGCGTGCGATCACCGCGCCCGTGCAGCGCATCGTGCATGCGTTGGACAAACTGCGCTCCGGCGACCTGAGCATGCGCCTGAGCCTGGACCGCAAGGACGAGTTCGGCAGCATCGAGACCGGCTTCAACGAAATGGCCGAGGCCCTGGCCAACCTGGTGGCCCAGGCCCAGCGTTCGTCGGTGCAGGTGACCACCTCGGTCACCGAAATCGCCGCCACGTCCAAACAGCAGCAGGCCACCGCCACCGAAACCGCTGCCACTACCACGGAAATCGGCGCCACCTCGCGGGAAATCGCTGCCACCTCTCGTGACCTGGTACGGACCATGACCGAAGTCACCTCCGCCGCCGACCAGGCCTCGGTGTTGGCCGGCTCCGGCCAGCAGGGCCTGGCGCGGATGGAGGAAACCATGCACCAGGTGATGGGCGCAGCCGACCTGGTCAACGCCAAGCTGGCGATCCTCAACGAGAAGGCCAGCAACATCAACCAGATGGTGGTGACCATCGTCAAGGTGGCCGACCAGACCAACCTGTTGTCGCTCAATGCCGCCATCGAAGCGGAGAAGGCGGGCGAGTACGGACGCGGCTTCGCCGTGGTCGCCACCGAGGTGCGACGCCTGGCCGACCAGACGGCCGTGGCCACCTACGATATCGAGCAGATGGTGCGCGAGATCCAGTCCGCCGTGTCGGCCGGGGTCATGGGCATGGACAAGTTCTCCGAGGAAGTGCGCCGGGGCATGTTCGAAGTCCAGCAGGTGGGCGAGCAGCTCAGCCAGATCATCCACCAGGTGCAGGCGCTGGCGCCGCGGGTACTGATGGTCAACGAAGGCATGCAGGCCCAGGCCACCGGTGCCGAACAGATCAACCAGGCCCTGGCCCAGCTCAGCGATGCCAGCACCCAGACCGTGGAGTCGTTGCGCCAGGCCAGTTTCGCCATCGATGAACTGAGCCAGGTGGCTGCCGGACTGCGCGGCGGCGTGTCGCGCTTCAAAGTCTGA